The following is a genomic window from Pirellulales bacterium.
TCTCGACGACAACGTCGGCCGGCTGCTCCACCGGCTCGACGAATTGGGCTGCGCCGAGCGCACCCTGGTGATCTTCACCTCCGACAACGGCGGCTATCTGGGGCCTAGCCGGCAACAGCCAGACCTGCCCGTCACCAGCAACCATCCCTTGCGCTCAGGCAAAGGAGCGCTTTACGAAGGGGGAATTCGCGTGCCGCTGTTGATCCACTGGCCAGGACATGTGCCCGCCGGCAGCGAGTGCGCCGCGGCGGTAACTTCGTGCGACTTCTATCAATCCATCTTGGCGGCGGCCCATGTCCAGCCGCGACTCGACGCCGCGCAGCAGTCAGACGGCGTCGATATCGAACCGCTGTGGCGCGATCCCACGAAGAGCCTCGCGCGCGAGGAACTGTTCTGGCACTATCCGCACTACTATCCCACCACCACGCCTGCCAGCGCGATTCGCTCGGGCGCATGGAAACTGATCGAGTATTTCGAAGATGGCCGGTGCGAGCTTTACAATCTGCGCGACGATCCCAGCGAAGCGACCGATCTGGCGGCCGCCGATCCTGCGCGCGCCAAACAACTGCAAGAACGACTGGCCGCATGGCGGGTAGCCGTCGACGCGCCTTTGCCGACTCGCGCCGACAAGGTAAGCGCGCCGAAATCGCAGTAGCAAACGGCAAGCGGCGCGCGTGGCAGCTCTTTACGCCAGCCTTAATTGCCTGGCTGCGAGTTCGCCGCGTTCGGGTCGGGCGGCTCCATGTCGGGTTCGATTGGCGTCGCCCCCGGCGGCGGCGTGCCCCCTCCCTCCAGTACATACCGCGTGCGCAGCCGACGATATTCCGCCGCGCTCGGCTCGACGCTTTCCGATTGCCCGCTTTGATACTCGCGAAACAGGCGTTCGAGATACGGCCGGCACCAGCCGCACCCCGTGCCGGCGCCGTAGCACTCGGCCAGTTGGCCCGGGCGCTTCGGCTTGGTGACGCGGATAAAGTTGATCACCTTCCGCTTCGAGACATGAAAACAGAGGCAAAGCTCGTCGTCGAGTTCCACCGAGCGATCCCTCCCTACTCGCGTGGCCGTTCGGTAGCGGTCGCCAATCGCAGCGCCACGCGGCAGGCGGCTTCAAAATCGGAGATCTGTAGCGCTTCGGTCTTCATGTGCGCATTGCGCTGCCCGCATCCCATGGTCACCGTCGGCAGGCCGCGCGCGCTGAGCCAATTCGCGTCGAGGCCGCCATTCGACACCGCCAATTGCGGCTCGCGCCCGAGCGAGCGAATCGCCAGCTGCGCCGCCACCACCGCTGGCTCTTGCTCCGCCAGCACGAACGATTCATAGGCCGGCGTCGATTCAAACTCGATGGCGCCCCCCACTCCGGCAGCATTTCGCACTTCACCCGCCGCCTGTCGAAACGCCGTCTCAATGTGCGACAATATCTCCTGCCGAAACTCTCGGTCATGGCTGCGGCACTCGCCGCGCACCTCGACTGCGTCGGGCACCACGTTGGTCGCGCCACCACCTTGAATGTAGCCCAAGTTGCTCGTTCCTCGCCGGCCCCCTTGCCGGATATCGCCAAGCCAACCTTCTCGCTGCAATTGGCCGATCGCCAGACTCGCGATGGCGATCGCGCTCACCCCTTGCTCGGGAGCGGCGCCTGCATGACTGGCGATGCCGCGCACGCGCGCAACGATTCGATAAGCGCCTGTCGCGCCGATGGTTACTTTTTCCGCGGCCCCGCCGTCCCAATTGAACGCCAATTGCGGACGGCCCAAATGCGCCAGTGAAACGAGCCGCGCGCCCAACAGGCCCACCTCCTCTTGCACCGGCCAGAAAAAGGTCAATGGCGGATGTGGCAGTCGTCGCCGCACAATTTCCAGCGCAGCGGTCAACACCACGGCCGCCCCCGCTCGATCGTCGGCGCCCAGCGCCGTATTGGGATCGCGCGAGACGACATTCGCTCCTTGGCGCGCCGGGCGACTCCCCACGCATAGCGGCACGGTGTCGACATGCGCCATCAACAAGCGGCGCGGCGCCCGCATTGTGCCAGGCAAACGACAGATCAAGTTGCCGACCGCGCCGCCGATTGGCGACCGCTTATGCACGGTGTCGACACGGATCGCGCTGGCCGGCACGCCTGCCGCGCGTAATCGCTTGGTGATCGCGGCGACGATCTCCGCTTCCTGGCCGCTGGGGCCCGGTATCGCCATCAATTCCAACGCCAGTTGCAGCGCGGCCTTCAAATCGGGTTCGACAGAATTTGGCTTCGGCGCCGCGGCTAAGCGGCGCTTGGGGGAACGTACGGCGTCGATCACGACTGTATAGCTCCGGTTTTTGCGAAAATCCCCCGCGCGATTCGCATTGCGTCGTAGTCTAGCTTAAGCTCTGAACCGCTTGCGAATCTTTTTGTCTAGGACCCGCCATGCGAATCTTTCTTGCCGGCATCATGCAGGGTTCGCACCTCGGCGCCGTCATCCACAATCAGGATTATCGCGCCAGGCTCAAGCAACTCTTGGCCGAGCATCTGCCGAACGCGGAGATCTACGATCCGCTGTCCGACCATGGCAATTCGCTCGAATACGACGACCACCAAGGACGCTCCGTCTTCTTCTACCACTGCCGGCTCACTAGCGAGGTCGACGTCGTCTTGTGCTACCTGCCCGAGGCCTCGATGGGCACCGGCATCGAGATGTGGCAGGCCTATCAGCATGGACGAGCCGTGCTCACCATCAGCCCGCTCAAGCACAACTGGGTGATCCGTTTTCTCAGCCACGAAATCTACGCCGACCTGGACGAGTTCGCCGCAGCGCTCGCCAGCGGCAAGGTCGCCCGCCGACTGGCCGAGATCCTGACGAATTCTGCCGGAGACCATGATCGCCGCAATGAGCGGAGCGAAAAAAAGGGGTGAGCGACTCGATGTTTCAATCTACACTCAGCAATCAACAAACAACCCAAATGTCGATCGCGCCAGGGACCATGGAGTGACCGCCACGCTGTCGACGCCCGCCGCCGCCAACCAGCATTCGCCTCGTGTGCCGCGCGGCGATGAACGCCCGCAACTGGCGGCGCTGACCGGCGTGCGCTTCTTCGCCGCCTTCCACGTGGTCGTCTTTCATATTGTGATGGCGTTTCATATTGTCGCTCAAACTCCCGGCGAGAGTCCCTTCAAAACCTGGTGCGAGCTTGGCGCCGCTCCCTTCGATCAGTCGTGGTGGATTCGCGGCATCATCCGCAGCGCCTTCACTGCCGTCAGTCTCTTTTTTGCCCTCTCGGGCTTCATCCTTACGTATTCATGTCTCACCGACGACAACCAACTCGTAGTCGAGCGCCGTGGGTTCTGGGCCGCCCGCTTCGCGCGTGTCTATCCGGTCTACTTTCTCGGCCTGCTGATCAACCTGCCCGCTTTCGCCATCTGGCTCGGCACGCACAAGGCCACGGTCAGCCCTGGCCAGGCCACCGGCGTTGCCGCGTCCGCAGTGACGCTGCTACAAGCCTGGTGGCCCTTGGCCGCCAACGCCTGGAACGCCCCGGGGTGGTCCCTTTCAGTCGAGGCCTTCTTTTATTTGTCGTTTCCCTTCATCGCGCTCGCGCTGCGGCGCCGCACCGCGCCGCAACTATGGACCATCGCCGCGCTCGCTTGGCTACTGTCGCTGGTGTTGCCGTTCGTCTATGTAATTGCCGATCCCGATGGCATCGCCGCAGACCCCAGCGGACCGGGCAGGGTCACCTGGCTCAGCGACGCCACTTGGCTTTCCGTCGTCAAATTCAATCCGCTGGTGCGCTTGCCAGAATTCGTGTTTGGCATGGCGCTGGGGCTCCTCTTTGGGCATGAGGCCGCCGCGCGCTGCCGTGCCCGTCGTTCAACGCGCGGTTGGGCCGCCGCCCTGGCGCTTGTCGCCATCATCGCCATCCAGGCGGTGAGCGAATGGATTCCCTACCCCGTGCTCCACAATGGGCTGCTGCTTCCACTCTTCGGCCTATTGATGGTCGATCTCGCGCTGGGCGGTGGCTGGCTCGGATGGTTGCTCTCGCGCCGGCCTATGACGCTGCTCGGTGATTCGAGTTATGCCCTCTACATCCTGCACTTTGCCGTGGTGAGCTACGCATTGATGGTTGCCTGGTTCCCGCTTGGCGGCAGGCAACTCATGGAGCAACAGCAGGCGATCGCCGCGGGACAGGAACCAGCGCCTCCCCAAGACCAGCCGCAACCTGTCGCCGCGGAGGTGGGAGATAAGACGGTCGACGAAGTTCCCCACCCTCTGAACTACATGTTCGGAATCATTATTGGTTCAGTGCTTTTTTCGATCGCGGTCCATAAGTTGGTCGAGGTGCCTGCCCGGCGCTGGATCCGCCGCCGGCTGATGCGCTCCCGGCTATCGCTGCCGCCGCCACCAATTGTTGCCGATCTCCCCTGACCGCCGCTCGGCGCCCCCTCTGTGGTGGCGGTCGCTGCTCGCGCGATTGGCCTCCGAATTGGGTGTATTTCAATTGCGATACTCGCGCTACCGCAATTCCGAAAACTCCGAATTCAATTCCCCAACCACCGGAACATCTGCTTGCGCCTAACGAATAACATGCCAACAGTTTGCGGCAATTGACACGAGCCGCTCTCAGAGTTGTCGGACAGGGGTTTTCGGAGTCTTACCCCCCTGTTTCGTGCAATTCGATTTGCTCGAAGCATCGCCGCCGGGCACGCGCAATTGTCCGTGGCGTTACGAAGTGTTTGATTTTTGAGCCACGGCTCGGTTAACCTCGAATTACGCGCTGGCAGGCGATCCAACGCCAGCACCAAGACATCGAGGCGGTGTGATTCGCCGCCGACCCATACTGCATCGTGTGCCGTAGAAATAGCCAGCGAATCCCGCGAAACCAAATCCGATTCGCCGGGGTTTAAGGTTGATGGGTGGTTCTCCCCGCAGTGCATTGGAGATGACACTCAGCGCCGGCCTGTCTACAATTTAAGTCGTTCCGTCCGGGGCGGTTGCGCAATTTGCGCTTCGCGCGGCAATTCGCCCCAAGAGCCAGTCCGCAAGGCGATCTCGCATGACTTCTCAATCGGCTTTGCCAGATCGCTCGTCACGTCGAGCGGCCATCTTCCGTGGCCTGCTCGTGGTGATTGCGATTGCCGTCATGGTGGGCGGCAGCGGCCTCGCCTATTTCAAGCCGTGGCGATCCAAGAGCAACCTCTCGAGTCGGCTTGTCCTGCAGCCAGTCAAGCAA
Proteins encoded in this region:
- a CDS encoding (2Fe-2S)-binding protein — protein: MELDDELCLCFHVSKRKVINFIRVTKPKRPGQLAECYGAGTGCGWCRPYLERLFREYQSGQSESVEPSAAEYRRLRTRYVLEGGGTPPPGATPIEPDMEPPDPNAANSQPGN
- a CDS encoding M20/M25/M40 family metallo-hydrolase; its protein translation is MAIPGPSGQEAEIVAAITKRLRAAGVPASAIRVDTVHKRSPIGGAVGNLICRLPGTMRAPRRLLMAHVDTVPLCVGSRPARQGANVVSRDPNTALGADDRAGAAVVLTAALEIVRRRLPHPPLTFFWPVQEEVGLLGARLVSLAHLGRPQLAFNWDGGAAEKVTIGATGAYRIVARVRGIASHAGAAPEQGVSAIAIASLAIGQLQREGWLGDIRQGGRRGTSNLGYIQGGGATNVVPDAVEVRGECRSHDREFRQEILSHIETAFRQAAGEVRNAAGVGGAIEFESTPAYESFVLAEQEPAVVAAQLAIRSLGREPQLAVSNGGLDANWLSARGLPTVTMGCGQRNAHMKTEALQISDFEAACRVALRLATATERPRE
- a CDS encoding acyltransferase; the encoded protein is MTATLSTPAAANQHSPRVPRGDERPQLAALTGVRFFAAFHVVVFHIVMAFHIVAQTPGESPFKTWCELGAAPFDQSWWIRGIIRSAFTAVSLFFALSGFILTYSCLTDDNQLVVERRGFWAARFARVYPVYFLGLLINLPAFAIWLGTHKATVSPGQATGVAASAVTLLQAWWPLAANAWNAPGWSLSVEAFFYLSFPFIALALRRRTAPQLWTIAALAWLLSLVLPFVYVIADPDGIAADPSGPGRVTWLSDATWLSVVKFNPLVRLPEFVFGMALGLLFGHEAAARCRARRSTRGWAAALALVAIIAIQAVSEWIPYPVLHNGLLLPLFGLLMVDLALGGGWLGWLLSRRPMTLLGDSSYALYILHFAVVSYALMVAWFPLGGRQLMEQQQAIAAGQEPAPPQDQPQPVAAEVGDKTVDEVPHPLNYMFGIIIGSVLFSIAVHKLVEVPARRWIRRRLMRSRLSLPPPPIVADLP